From a region of the Ovis aries strain OAR_USU_Benz2616 breed Rambouillet chromosome 2, ARS-UI_Ramb_v3.0, whole genome shotgun sequence genome:
- the SPATA6L gene encoding spermatogenesis associated 6-like protein isoform X2 codes for MCREVLMKTVEGFPGIAPKIEFSTRTAIRERVFLHRNRFFEERCMSRRPLSTPNGPKFPLSCVKMKPRESNLDRVPPGVQSRPLSPYCTRRFFQDQPAQLNLGYTFKIPGESKPPFVVRHVDSAKPFGENSSQHHSQKSRRKPNFSNFPFPVRRASSLDSLGANVKVIKEPDERIVLRNESPSSLDSSKFGKPSPSYSNQGDADFHQETSFDTSQHSRSPSPHLDQPLLRERPHPGSQSTWKKIHERVCSLLTSHRAQQHLNKEESISQVQNILDRPGYPLKKYRAHEQKYF; via the exons ggCATTGCTCCTAAAATAGAGTTTTCTACAAGGACAGCCATCAGAGAACGTGTGTTTCTGCATAGAAACAGATTTTTT GAAGAAAGATGTATGTCACGAAGGCCTTTATCTACACCAAATGGACCAAAATTCCCCTTGAGTTGTGTAAAGATGAAACCAAGGGAGAGTAATCTCGACAGAGTGCCCCCAGGCGTGCAGTCCCGGCCACTCTCTCCATATTGCACCAGGCGTTTCTTCCAGGACCAGCCAGCTCAGCTGAACCTTGGATATACTTTCAAAATACCTGGAGAAAGCAAACCTCCATTTGTAGTAAGACAC GTGGACAGTGCAAAGCCCTTTGGTGAGAACAGTTCACAGCATCATTCCCAGAAGTCTAGAAGAAAACCTAACTTTTCAAACTTTCCATTTCCAGTGAGAAGAG cGTCTTCTCTTGACAGCCTTGGAGCTAACGTGAAG GTTATCAAAGAGCCAGATGAACGGATTGTTTTAAGGAATGAATCACCATCATCTTTAGATTCAAGTAAGTTTGGAAAGCCCTCGCCCAGTTACAGTAACCAAGGGGATGCTGATTTTCACCAGGAAACTTCATTTGACACCTCCCAGCACTCCAGATCTCCCAGCCCTCATCTGGATCAGCCTCTTCTCCGAGAAAG GCCCCACCCCGGGTCCCAGTCCACATGGAAGAAGATCCATGAAAGGGTCTGCAGTCTTCTGACATCCCACAGAGCTCAGCAACACCTAAACAAG GAAGAATCCATCTCTCAAGTACAGAATATCCTCGACAGACCAGGCTACCCTCTGAAGAAATACCGTGCACatgaacagaaatatttttaa